The following proteins come from a genomic window of Nicotiana tomentosiformis chromosome 12, ASM39032v3, whole genome shotgun sequence:
- the LOC104096936 gene encoding uncharacterized protein — protein sequence MAGNEEWRKMADTTKMSPEEVKNAGVEASMRPPGHNPGTVLHQRGRLPYSITTMALVGFAITGAIWYGTMYAMKKPEATAVDVAKVATGVAGPEDTRPRK from the exons ATGGCAGGAAATGAAGAATGGAGAAAAATGGCGGATACAACCAAGATGAGTCCTGAGGAAGTGAAAAATGCTGGAGTTGAGGCTTCTATGAGACCACCAGGCCATAATCCAG GTACTGTACTACATCAAAGAGGGCGGTTGCCTTATAGTATTACGACCATGGCACTTGTTGGTTTTGCTATCACAGGTGCTATTTGGTACGGCACTATGTATGCAATGAAGAAACCCGAAGCCACTGCAGTTGACGTAGCCAAAGTTGCCACTGGAGTTGCTGGCCCTGAAGATACTCGTCCTCGCAAGTAG